From a region of the Pukyongiella litopenaei genome:
- the pgi gene encoding glucose-6-phosphate isomerase, with the protein MSDTIWDTLRGQHDALNGRRILEMFAADPRRAARFSATADDMRLDYSKTLIGDAERAALVALCDAVGLADRRAAMFAGDRINETEHRAVLHTALRNPEGGPVMLDGADVMPGVCDTLARMGAFCDAVRNGTRTGAGGAITDVVNIGIGGSDLGPAMAVQALAPCHDGPRCHFVSNVDGAQIHDVLDGLDATRTLVIVASKTFTTIETMTNARTARDWMEAGGGDPAQQMAALSSATDRTADFGIDPQAVFGFEDWVGGRYSVWGPIGLSLMLAIGPGGFAEFLRGGRAMDTHFCQAPWAGNLPVLLALVGIWHHQVCGYPTRAVLPYDQRLARLPAYLQQLEMESNGKSVAMDGSRLAVPSGPVVWGEPGTNGQHAFYQLLHQGTGVVPCEFMIAARGHEPALDHHHRLLIANCLAQSEALMRGRSLDEARDRMAAAGLEGAELERQARHRVFEGNRPSVTIAYPRLTPFVLGQLIVLYEHRVFVEGVILGINSFDQWGVELGKELATSLGPVVDGTQSAGTRDASTAALVDFLRAHRG; encoded by the coding sequence ATGTCCGATACCATCTGGGACACCCTCCGGGGCCAGCACGATGCGCTGAACGGGCGGCGTATCCTCGAGATGTTCGCGGCGGATCCGCGCCGGGCCGCCCGGTTCAGCGCGACCGCGGACGACATGCGGCTCGACTATTCCAAGACGCTGATCGGCGATGCCGAGCGCGCGGCGCTGGTGGCGCTTTGCGATGCCGTCGGGCTGGCGGATCGCCGCGCCGCGATGTTCGCCGGCGACCGGATCAACGAAACCGAACACCGCGCGGTGCTGCATACCGCGCTGCGCAATCCCGAAGGCGGGCCGGTGATGCTGGACGGCGCCGATGTGATGCCGGGTGTGTGTGACACGCTGGCGCGCATGGGCGCGTTCTGCGACGCGGTTCGCAACGGCACCCGCACCGGGGCGGGCGGCGCGATCACCGATGTGGTCAATATCGGTATCGGCGGGTCCGATCTCGGCCCGGCGATGGCGGTGCAGGCGCTGGCCCCCTGCCATGACGGTCCGCGCTGCCACTTCGTGTCCAATGTGGACGGCGCGCAGATCCATGACGTGCTGGACGGGCTGGATGCGACCCGCACACTGGTGATCGTGGCCTCCAAGACCTTTACCACCATCGAAACGATGACCAACGCGCGAACCGCGCGCGACTGGATGGAGGCGGGCGGCGGCGACCCGGCGCAGCAGATGGCGGCGCTGTCCTCGGCCACGGATCGCACCGCCGATTTCGGCATCGACCCGCAGGCGGTGTTCGGGTTCGAGGACTGGGTCGGCGGGCGCTATTCGGTCTGGGGGCCGATCGGGCTGAGCCTGATGCTGGCGATCGGACCCGGCGGCTTTGCCGAATTCCTGCGCGGCGGGCGGGCAATGGACACCCATTTCTGCCAGGCGCCCTGGGCCGGGAACCTGCCCGTTCTGCTGGCGCTGGTGGGGATCTGGCACCACCAGGTCTGCGGCTACCCGACCCGCGCGGTGCTGCCCTATGACCAGCGGCTTGCGCGGTTGCCGGCCTACCTGCAACAGCTCGAAATGGAATCGAACGGCAAATCGGTCGCGATGGATGGCAGCAGGCTGGCGGTGCCGTCAGGGCCGGTCGTATGGGGCGAACCGGGCACCAACGGGCAGCACGCGTTCTACCAGTTGCTCCACCAGGGAACCGGCGTCGTCCCCTGCGAATTCATGATCGCCGCGCGCGGGCACGAACCGGCGCTGGATCACCACCACCGGCTGCTGATCGCGAATTGCCTGGCCCAGTCCGAGGCATTGATGCGCGGCCGGTCGCTGGACGAGGCGCGGGACCGGATGGCGGCGGCGGGGCTGGAGGGCGCCGAACTGGAACGGCAGGCCCGGCATCGGGTGTTCGAGGGCAACCGGCCTTCGGTCACCATCGCCTATCCGCGGCTGACGCCGTTCGTGCTGGGGCAGCTCATCGTGCTCTACGAACACCGGGTGTTCGTCGAAGGCGTGATTCTGGGCATCAATTCCTTCGACCAGTGGGGCGTCGAACTGGGCAAGGAACTGGCCACATCGCTGGGTCCGGTGGTCGATGGCACCCAAAGCGCCGGGACGCGTGACGCCTCGACCGCGGCGCTGGTCGATTTCCTGCGCGCCCATCGCGGCTGA
- a CDS encoding long-chain-fatty-acid--CoA ligase — MLGQMMSAPLLISSQIEHAEAYHGSTPIISVNTEGGIEQTTWGQVAANARRLGSALSRLGLEPNARCGTIAWNNRRHLEIYFGVSGAGFVCHTINPRLFPEQLVYIINHAQDRVLFVDATFLPIAVKLREHLPELRHVVLMGPRNEEAAAQFDGLLFYDELLETGDPAFEWPQFDENTASSLCYTSGTTGNPKGVLYSHRSTLLHSFAANTPDCIGFSASDVVLPVVPMFHVNAWGAPYACAMSGTPLVLPGPDLHGEALVRLIDDYGVTLAMGVPTIWLGLLGHARAVGSKLESLKRTVVGGSACPPSMIAEFRDSYGVETLHAWGMTEMSPLGTVNHPLAKHASLPEADQQAIRESQGRPPFGVALKIVDDAGNDLPRDGTSQGDLLVKGPWVLDSYFRTEQGEALVDGWFPTGDVATLDEDGFMTIRDRSKDIIKSGGEWISSVELENIAIAHPGLADAAVIGVAHPKWDERPLLVAVAMSGEAPDEAELLAYYDGKIASWQVPDKVVFIDELPRNATGKVLKRNLREQFADALTG; from the coding sequence ATGCTGGGCCAGATGATGAGTGCGCCGCTGCTGATTTCGTCGCAGATCGAACATGCCGAAGCCTATCACGGATCGACACCGATCATATCGGTCAACACCGAAGGCGGTATCGAGCAGACCACCTGGGGGCAGGTGGCCGCAAACGCCCGCCGACTGGGCTCGGCGCTGAGCCGGCTGGGGCTGGAGCCGAACGCGCGCTGCGGCACGATCGCGTGGAACAACCGGCGGCACCTCGAGATCTATTTCGGCGTCTCGGGCGCCGGGTTTGTCTGCCACACGATCAACCCGCGCCTGTTCCCCGAACAGCTGGTCTATATCATCAACCACGCGCAGGACCGGGTGTTGTTCGTCGATGCCACCTTCCTGCCGATCGCTGTGAAGCTGCGCGAACATCTGCCCGAGCTGCGCCATGTCGTGCTGATGGGGCCGCGCAACGAAGAGGCGGCGGCGCAGTTCGACGGGCTGCTGTTCTATGACGAGCTGCTGGAAACCGGCGACCCGGCCTTCGAATGGCCGCAATTCGACGAAAACACCGCGTCGAGCCTGTGCTACACCTCCGGCACCACCGGGAACCCCAAGGGTGTGCTCTATTCGCACCGCTCCACCTTGCTGCACAGTTTCGCGGCCAACACGCCCGACTGTATCGGATTCTCGGCGTCAGACGTGGTGCTGCCGGTGGTGCCGATGTTCCACGTCAACGCCTGGGGCGCACCCTATGCCTGCGCGATGTCCGGCACGCCGCTGGTGCTGCCGGGGCCGGACCTGCATGGCGAGGCGCTGGTCAGGCTGATCGACGATTACGGGGTGACGCTGGCGATGGGCGTGCCGACGATCTGGCTGGGGCTGCTGGGCCATGCCCGCGCAGTGGGCAGCAAGCTCGAGAGCCTGAAGCGGACGGTGGTTGGCGGGTCGGCCTGTCCGCCCTCGATGATTGCCGAGTTCCGCGACAGCTACGGCGTCGAGACCCTGCATGCCTGGGGCATGACCGAGATGAGCCCGCTCGGCACCGTCAACCACCCGTTGGCCAAACATGCCAGCCTGCCGGAGGCCGACCAGCAGGCGATCCGCGAAAGCCAGGGCCGACCGCCCTTTGGCGTGGCGCTGAAGATCGTCGATGACGCGGGCAACGACCTGCCGCGCGACGGCACGTCCCAGGGCGACCTGCTGGTCAAGGGGCCGTGGGTTCTGGACAGCTATTTCCGCACCGAACAGGGAGAGGCGCTGGTCGATGGCTGGTTCCCGACCGGCGATGTGGCGACGCTCGACGAGGACGGGTTCATGACCATCCGCGACCGGTCCAAGGACATCATCAAGTCGGGCGGCGAATGGATCAGCTCGGTCGAGCTGGAAAACATCGCCATCGCCCATCCCGGGCTGGCCGATGCCGCCGTGATCGGGGTGGCGCATCCGAAATGGGACGAACGTCCGCTGCTGGTCGCGGTGGCGATGTCCGGGGAGGCCCCCGACGAGGCCGAACTGCTGGCCTATTACGACGGCAAGATCGCGTCCTGGCAGGTGCCGGACAAGGTGGTGTTCATCGACGAATTGCCGCGCAACGCGACGGGCAAGGTGCTCAAGCGCAACCTGCGGGAACAATTCGCGGATGCCCTGACCGGCTGA
- a CDS encoding usg protein produces METRETELLLKGYGLTTAEFFYHMPDYCHVLNSFVWQDYDLAPDHQRLFDFVAFWQREIEGALHSVRFTHRRLLASGEWHNQVGEFRVH; encoded by the coding sequence ATGGAAACCAGAGAAACGGAACTGCTGCTGAAGGGGTATGGGCTGACCACGGCGGAGTTCTTCTATCACATGCCCGACTATTGCCATGTGCTGAACAGCTTTGTCTGGCAGGACTATGACCTGGCGCCGGATCATCAGCGCCTGTTCGATTTCGTGGCCTTCTGGCAGCGCGAGATCGAGGGGGCGCTTCATTCCGTCCGCTTCACCCATCGCAGGCTGCTGGCCAGTGGCGAATGGCACAACCAGGTGGGCGAATTCCGCGTGCATTGA
- a CDS encoding YcbK family protein: protein MAENSSSGLTRRALLGAFAATTLTAAPTFSNAAGYLRGGGDIRRIRMYSGRTGERLDMIYWIDGKYLKDSVKEINQFMRDWRTDQVKTIDLRTIDIMAAAHNLLDVNEPYMLLSGYRSPQTNAMLRRRSRGVAKNSLHMKGQAADLRLSSRSVSQMARAASTCRAGGVGRYSRSNFVHMDCGAVRTWGG, encoded by the coding sequence ATGGCAGAAAACAGCTCTTCGGGTCTGACCCGACGCGCCCTGTTGGGTGCGTTCGCGGCGACAACTCTCACGGCAGCTCCAACCTTCTCCAATGCGGCAGGCTATCTGCGCGGCGGCGGCGATATCCGCCGCATCCGGATGTATTCCGGACGCACCGGCGAACGGCTGGACATGATCTATTGGATCGACGGCAAGTATCTCAAGGATTCCGTCAAGGAAATCAACCAGTTCATGCGCGACTGGCGCACCGATCAGGTCAAAACGATAGATCTGCGCACCATCGACATCATGGCCGCCGCTCACAATCTTCTCGATGTCAATGAACCCTATATGCTCCTGTCGGGGTATCGCAGCCCGCAGACCAACGCGATGCTGCGCCGCCGGTCGCGGGGGGTGGCGAAAAACTCGCTGCACATGAAGGGCCAGGCCGCGGATCTGCGCCTGTCCTCGCGGTCCGTCAGCCAGATGGCGCGCGCCGCGAGCACCTGCCGCGCGGGCGGCGTCGGCCGCTATTCCCGGTCGAATTTCGTGCATATGGATTGCGGTGCCGTCCGCACCTGGGGCGGCTGA
- the zwf gene encoding glucose-6-phosphate dehydrogenase, with translation MVSRVIPVDPFDLVIFGGTGDLARRKILPALYQRFRVGQMPPDARLIGAARSSHDAADYRAFAEAAIREFSDADRGSLAAFLDTLDYVTVDASGETGWAGLAERLQPGRVRAFYFSVAPGLFGDLAERVRLHGLADADTRIVVEKPFGRDLGSARALNKALAAHFDESQIYRIDHYLGKETVQNLMAIRFGNMLFEPLWNSQYVDHIQITVAETVGVGGRGEYYDRAGAMRDMMQNHLMQLLCLIAMEPPAKFDPDAVRDEKLKVIRALDPVPPHHIVRGQYGAGDSDNQPSYREAVDDPRSTTESYIALKAHISNWRWAGTPFYLRTGKRLVARSSVINVAFKDAPHSIFGEEAGRHANLLTIRLQPNEGITLRVTIKEPGPGGMRLVDVPLDMTFAEALGPEGGDPPDAYERLIMDVIRGNQTLFMRGDEVEAAWAWTDPIIAGWEARGDVPKPYDSGSVGPAEADQLLKRDQRQWRGINP, from the coding sequence ATGGTTTCACGCGTCATTCCGGTCGATCCGTTCGATCTCGTGATATTCGGCGGCACCGGCGATCTGGCCCGGCGCAAGATCCTGCCGGCGCTGTATCAGCGGTTCCGGGTCGGCCAGATGCCCCCGGATGCGCGACTGATCGGCGCGGCGCGATCATCCCATGATGCCGCCGACTACCGGGCCTTTGCCGAGGCCGCGATCCGCGAATTCAGCGACGCGGACCGGGGGTCTCTCGCCGCCTTTCTCGACACGCTCGATTATGTGACCGTCGATGCTTCGGGGGAAACGGGCTGGGCCGGCCTGGCCGAGCGGTTGCAGCCGGGGCGGGTGCGGGCCTTCTATTTCTCGGTCGCGCCGGGTCTGTTCGGCGATCTCGCCGAACGGGTCCGGCTGCATGGCCTGGCGGATGCCGACACCAGGATCGTGGTCGAAAAGCCCTTTGGCCGCGACCTCGGCAGCGCCCGGGCGCTGAACAAGGCGCTGGCGGCGCATTTCGACGAAAGCCAGATCTATCGCATCGACCATTACCTGGGCAAGGAAACGGTGCAGAACCTGATGGCGATCCGGTTCGGCAACATGCTGTTCGAACCGCTGTGGAACAGCCAGTATGTGGATCATATCCAGATCACCGTGGCCGAAACCGTGGGTGTGGGCGGTCGCGGCGAGTATTATGATCGCGCGGGCGCGATGCGGGACATGATGCAGAACCACCTGATGCAACTGCTGTGCCTGATCGCGATGGAACCGCCCGCCAAGTTCGATCCCGATGCGGTGCGCGACGAAAAGCTGAAGGTGATCCGCGCGCTGGATCCCGTCCCGCCGCACCATATCGTGCGCGGCCAATACGGCGCCGGCGACAGCGACAACCAGCCCTCCTATCGCGAGGCGGTGGACGATCCGCGATCCACCACCGAGAGCTATATCGCGCTCAAGGCCCATATCAGCAACTGGCGCTGGGCCGGCACCCCGTTCTATCTGCGCACCGGCAAGCGGCTGGTGGCGCGGTCGTCGGTGATCAACGTGGCGTTCAAGGATGCGCCGCATTCGATCTTTGGCGAGGAAGCCGGGCGGCATGCCAACCTGCTGACGATCCGGTTGCAGCCGAACGAGGGCATCACGCTGCGGGTCACGATCAAGGAACCGGGGCCGGGGGGGATGCGGCTGGTGGACGTGCCGCTGGACATGACCTTTGCCGAGGCGCTGGGCCCCGAGGGCGGCGACCCGCCGGATGCCTATGAACGGTTGATCATGGACGTGATCCGGGGCAATCAGACGTTGTTCATGCGCGGTGACGAAGTCGAGGCCGCCTGGGCCTGGACCGACCCGATCATCGCCGGGTGGGAGGCGCGCGGCGATGTGCCCAAGCCCTACGATTCAGGCAGCGTCGGGCCGGCCGAGGCCGATCAGCTGCTCAAACGCGACCAGAGGCAATGGCGGGGGATCAACCCATGA
- the gyrA gene encoding DNA gyrase subunit A, whose product MSDTPEPPENTEDPTPVRMHHDGPTVSIESEMRTSYLDYAMSVIVSRAIPDLRDGLKPVHRRILYAMHETGNSHDKPYRKSARPVGDVMGKYHPHGDSAIYDALVRMAQDFSMSLPLLDGQGNFGSMDGDNAAAMRYTEVRMDKPAAALLADIEKDTVDFQDNYDGKDREPTVLPARFPNMLVNGAGGIAVGMATNIPPHNLGEVCDATLALIDDPDLTSEQLMVHVKGPDFPTGGVMLGRSGARKAYLEGRGSVVIRAKTRTEEIRKDRHAIIVDQIPYQVNKAAMIEKIAEAVREKRIEGVAHVQDESDRNGVRVVIELKRDATPDVVLNQLWRFTPMQTSFGCNMLALNGGRPEQLTLRGFLTAFITFREEVVARRTAFDLRKARERSHILCGLAVAVSNVDEVVATIRSSADAAEAREKLMTRRWPAADIAGYIRLIDDPTHTMNDDGTYNLSEAQARAILELRLQRLTQIGVKEVTDELEELAGRIKEYLDILSSRDRIMALIADELREVRDQFAEKRRTEITDWAGDLDDEDLIEREDMVVTVTAGGYIKRTALVEFRAQKRGGKGMIGGSLKDDDVVTSLFVANTHTQLLFFTTDGMAYKLKCWRLPQGGRTSKGKAIVNILPIPTGVSIAAIMPIDRDEDHWDELQIVFATSAGDVRRNALSDFTNVKRNGKIAMDLPEGVELVNARIASEEDDVMLVTDSGRAIRFPTTDVRVFKGRKSTGVRGIRLSGGDRVVSMSVIRHFEASPEDRAAYLKMRRAVAGLADDAENEDEDITPPGELNQDRYAEMSAAENLILTITAGGQGKLSSSHDYPVRGRGGMGVAAMDKAMRGGALVASFPVEFGDQIMLATAAGQSIRVPVDGISFRSRSAGGVRVLNTADGNEVVSVARIADQGDQDDADDTGDDTGDTAIVG is encoded by the coding sequence GTGAGCGACACGCCGGAACCCCCTGAAAACACGGAAGATCCTACGCCGGTGCGGATGCATCACGACGGTCCGACCGTGTCCATCGAATCCGAGATGCGGACCTCGTATCTCGACTATGCGATGTCGGTGATCGTCTCGCGCGCGATCCCAGATCTGCGCGACGGCCTGAAGCCCGTGCACCGGCGCATTCTCTACGCCATGCACGAAACCGGCAACAGCCACGACAAGCCCTATCGCAAATCCGCCCGCCCCGTCGGCGACGTGATGGGGAAATACCACCCGCATGGCGACAGCGCGATCTACGACGCGCTGGTGCGGATGGCGCAGGATTTCTCGATGTCGCTGCCGCTGCTGGACGGCCAGGGCAATTTCGGCTCGATGGATGGCGATAACGCGGCGGCCATGCGCTATACCGAGGTGCGGATGGACAAACCCGCCGCGGCGCTGCTGGCCGATATCGAAAAGGACACCGTCGATTTCCAGGACAACTATGACGGCAAGGACCGCGAGCCCACGGTCCTGCCGGCGCGGTTTCCCAACATGCTGGTCAACGGCGCGGGCGGCATCGCCGTCGGCATGGCGACCAACATCCCGCCCCACAACCTGGGCGAGGTCTGCGACGCCACGCTGGCGCTGATCGACGACCCCGACCTGACCAGCGAACAGCTGATGGTGCATGTGAAAGGCCCCGATTTCCCCACCGGCGGCGTGATGCTGGGCCGGTCGGGCGCGCGCAAGGCCTATCTCGAAGGCCGCGGCAGCGTCGTCATCCGGGCCAAAACCCGGACCGAGGAGATCCGCAAGGACCGCCATGCCATCATCGTGGACCAGATCCCCTATCAGGTGAACAAGGCCGCGATGATCGAAAAGATCGCCGAGGCGGTGCGCGAGAAGCGGATCGAAGGCGTGGCCCATGTCCAGGACGAATCCGACCGCAACGGCGTGCGGGTGGTGATCGAACTGAAACGCGACGCGACGCCCGACGTGGTGCTGAACCAGCTCTGGCGGTTCACCCCGATGCAGACGTCGTTCGGCTGCAACATGCTGGCCCTCAACGGCGGGCGCCCCGAGCAGCTGACCCTGCGCGGCTTTCTCACCGCCTTCATCACCTTCCGCGAAGAGGTGGTCGCCCGGCGCACCGCGTTTGACCTGCGCAAGGCGCGCGAACGCAGCCATATCCTGTGCGGCCTGGCCGTGGCGGTGTCCAACGTGGACGAGGTCGTGGCCACGATCCGCAGTTCGGCCGACGCCGCCGAGGCGCGCGAGAAACTGATGACCCGGCGCTGGCCGGCGGCGGATATCGCCGGCTACATCCGCCTCATCGACGACCCCACCCACACCATGAACGACGACGGGACCTACAACCTGTCCGAGGCTCAGGCTCGCGCCATTCTCGAACTGCGCCTGCAGCGCCTGACCCAGATCGGCGTCAAGGAGGTCACCGACGAGCTCGAGGAACTGGCAGGCCGGATCAAGGAATATCTCGACATCCTGTCCTCGCGCGACCGGATCATGGCGCTGATCGCGGACGAGCTGCGCGAGGTGCGCGACCAGTTCGCCGAAAAACGCCGCACCGAGATCACCGACTGGGCCGGGGACCTGGACGACGAGGACCTGATCGAGCGCGAGGACATGGTGGTGACGGTGACCGCCGGCGGCTATATCAAGCGCACCGCGCTGGTCGAGTTCCGCGCCCAGAAACGCGGCGGCAAGGGGATGATCGGCGGGTCGCTCAAGGATGACGACGTGGTGACCAGCCTGTTCGTCGCCAACACCCACACGCAGCTGCTGTTCTTCACCACCGACGGCATGGCCTACAAGCTGAAATGCTGGCGCCTGCCACAGGGGGGGCGCACATCCAAGGGCAAGGCCATCGTCAACATCCTGCCGATCCCGACCGGCGTTTCCATCGCCGCGATCATGCCGATCGACCGCGACGAGGATCACTGGGACGAATTGCAGATCGTGTTCGCCACCTCGGCCGGTGACGTGCGGCGCAACGCGCTGAGCGATTTCACCAACGTGAAACGCAACGGCAAGATCGCGATGGACCTGCCCGAGGGCGTGGAACTGGTCAATGCCCGCATCGCCTCCGAGGAGGACGACGTGATGCTGGTCACCGATTCCGGCCGCGCGATCCGTTTCCCCACCACCGACGTGCGCGTGTTCAAGGGCCGGAAATCGACCGGCGTGCGCGGCATCCGGCTCAGCGGGGGCGACCGGGTCGTCTCGATGTCGGTGATCCGGCATTTCGAAGCCAGCCCGGAAGACCGCGCCGCCTATCTCAAGATGCGCCGTGCCGTGGCCGGGCTCGCGGATGACGCCGAGAACGAAGACGAGGACATCACCCCGCCGGGCGAACTGAACCAGGATCGCTACGCGGAAATGTCGGCCGCCGAGAACCTGATCCTCACCATCACGGCGGGCGGCCAGGGCAAGCTGTCATCATCGCATGACTACCCGGTGCGCGGACGCGGCGGCATGGGCGTGGCGGCGATGGACAAGGCCATGCGCGGCGGCGCGCTGGTCGCCTCCTTCCCGGTCGAATTCGGCGACCAGATCATGCTGGCGACCGCGGCGGGCCAGTCGATCCGCGTGCCTGTCGATGGCATCTCCTTCCGGTCGCGCAGCGCCGGGGGAGTGCGGGTGCTGAACACCGCCGACGGGAACGAGGTGGTCAGCGTCGCCCGTATCGCCGACCAGGGGGATCAGGACGACGCCGATGATACTGGCGACGACACAGGCGACACCGCGATCGTGGGCTGA
- the pgl gene encoding 6-phosphogluconolactonase, producing the protein MKLIDYPDREMLAIDLANRLAGDLENHLLTHETATLAVPGGTTPGPVFDALCAASLDWHRVRVLPTDERWVPQDHPRSNAGLIASRLMCNRAAAATLLPLHAPAEDPADVLAELEAPLIPLLPLSVLLLGMGTDMHTASLFPGADGLDAALAPEAPALAVLKPCGQPETRVSLTAQVLDGALSKHLVIYGAGKREALERAMKLPPEEAPVQAVLSAITVHWAA; encoded by the coding sequence ATGAAGCTGATCGACTATCCCGACCGCGAGATGCTGGCCATCGACCTGGCCAACCGGCTGGCGGGCGATCTGGAAAACCACCTGCTGACGCATGAAACGGCGACGCTGGCGGTGCCGGGCGGCACCACGCCGGGGCCGGTTTTCGACGCGCTTTGCGCCGCCAGCCTCGACTGGCACCGTGTGCGGGTGCTGCCCACGGATGAACGCTGGGTGCCGCAGGACCATCCCCGTTCGAACGCCGGGCTGATCGCGTCGCGCCTGATGTGCAACCGCGCGGCCGCGGCAACCCTGCTGCCGCTTCATGCCCCGGCGGAGGACCCGGCCGATGTCCTGGCCGAGCTTGAAGCGCCGCTGATCCCGCTGCTGCCGCTGTCGGTCCTGTTGCTGGGGATGGGCACGGACATGCATACGGCCTCGCTGTTTCCGGGGGCTGACGGGCTCGACGCGGCGCTGGCCCCCGAGGCGCCCGCGCTGGCGGTGCTGAAACCCTGCGGACAGCCGGAAACGCGGGTCAGCCTGACCGCGCAGGTGCTGGACGGGGCGTTGTCGAAACACCTCGTGATCTATGGCGCCGGGAAACGCGAGGCGCTGGAACGGGCGATGAAACTGCCACCCGAAGAGGCGCCGGTGCAGGCGGTGCTGTCCGCGATCACCGTGCATTGGGCCGCATAG
- the typA gene encoding translational GTPase TypA, producing MQLRNIAIIAHVDHGKTTLVDELLKQSGAFRENQSVAERAMDSNDLERERGITILAKATSVEWNGTRINIVDTPGHADFGGEVERILSMVDGVVLLVDAAEGPMPQTKFVTSKALALGLRPIVVLNKVDKPDAEPDRALDECFDLFANLGADDGQLDFPHLYASGRSGWADADLDGPRKDLAALFDLIVDHVPAPAQIAHADEPFRMLATTLGSDPFIGRILTGRVESGTLKTGDTVKALSRDGTQIESFRASKILAFRGLSQQPIDLAEAGDIVTLAGMSKATVADSLVAPQVTEALPAQPIDPPTISVTFGINDSPLAGRDGKKVQSRVIRDRLLKEAEQNVAIRVTDTPGGEAFEVAGRGELQMGVLIENMRREGFELSISRPQVLLRDEDGQTLEPVEEVTIDVDDEFTGSVIEKITGPRKGELVEMKPAGVGKTRIIAHVPSRGLIGYHGEFLTDTRGTGVLNRVFHGWAPHKGAIPGRRAGVLISMEKGQSVAYALWNLEERGRMFIGPQADVYQGMIIGEHSRDNDLEVNPLKGKKLTNVRASGSDDAVRLTPHIQFSLEEAIAYIDDDELVEVTPGAIRLRKRHLDPHERKRHAKARSA from the coding sequence ATGCAACTTCGCAACATCGCGATCATCGCCCATGTCGACCACGGCAAGACCACCCTGGTGGACGAGTTGCTGAAACAGTCCGGTGCGTTCCGCGAAAACCAGTCGGTGGCCGAACGCGCCATGGACAGCAACGACCTGGAACGCGAACGCGGGATCACCATTCTGGCCAAGGCGACCAGCGTCGAATGGAACGGCACCCGGATCAACATCGTCGACACGCCCGGCCACGCCGATTTCGGCGGCGAGGTCGAACGCATCCTGAGCATGGTCGACGGCGTGGTCCTGCTGGTGGATGCCGCCGAGGGTCCGATGCCGCAAACCAAATTCGTCACCTCCAAGGCGCTGGCGCTGGGGTTGCGACCCATCGTGGTGCTCAACAAGGTCGACAAGCCCGATGCCGAACCCGACCGCGCGCTGGATGAATGTTTCGACCTGTTCGCCAATCTCGGCGCCGATGACGGCCAGCTCGATTTTCCGCATCTCTACGCCTCCGGCCGCAGCGGCTGGGCCGATGCCGATCTGGACGGCCCGCGCAAGGATCTCGCCGCCCTGTTCGACCTGATCGTCGACCATGTCCCGGCCCCCGCGCAGATCGCCCATGCGGACGAACCGTTCCGGATGCTGGCCACCACGCTGGGCAGCGATCCGTTCATCGGCCGCATCCTGACCGGGCGGGTGGAAAGCGGCACGCTGAAAACCGGCGACACCGTCAAGGCGCTGAGCCGGGACGGCACCCAGATCGAATCCTTCCGCGCCTCCAAGATCCTCGCCTTTCGCGGCCTGTCGCAGCAACCCATCGACCTGGCCGAGGCCGGCGACATCGTCACCCTGGCCGGCATGAGCAAGGCCACGGTGGCGGATTCGCTGGTCGCCCCGCAGGTGACCGAGGCTCTGCCCGCCCAGCCCATCGACCCGCCGACCATCTCGGTCACCTTCGGCATCAATGACAGCCCGCTGGCGGGTCGCGACGGCAAGAAGGTCCAGTCCCGCGTGATCCGCGACCGCCTGCTGAAAGAGGCCGAACAGAATGTCGCCATCCGTGTCACCGACACGCCCGGCGGCGAGGCCTTCGAGGTGGCGGGCCGGGGCGAATTGCAGATGGGCGTGCTGATCGAGAACATGCGCCGTGAGGGTTTCGAACTGTCGATTTCCCGCCCGCAGGTGCTGCTGCGCGACGAGGACGGGCAGACGCTCGAACCGGTCGAGGAAGTCACCATCGATGTCGATGACGAATTCACCGGCTCGGTGATCGAAAAGATCACCGGTCCCCGCAAGGGCGAACTGGTCGAGATGAAACCCGCCGGCGTGGGCAAGACCCGGATCATCGCGCATGTGCCTTCGCGCGGGCTGATCGGCTATCACGGCGAATTTCTCACCGATACCCGCGGCACCGGGGTGCTGAACCGGGTGTTTCACGGCTGGGCACCGCACAAGGGCGCGATTCCCGGCCGCCGCGCGGGCGTTCTGATCTCGATGGAAAAAGGCCAGTCGGTCGCCTATGCGCTGTGGAACCTCGAAGAGCGCGGGCGCATGTTCATCGGCCCGCAGGCGGATGTCTACCAGGGCATGATCATCGGCGAACATTCCCGCGACAACGATCTCGAGGTGAACCCGCTCAAGGGCAAGAAACTGACCAATGTGCGCGCCTCGGGATCGGACGATGCCGTGCGCCTGACACCGCATATCCAGTTCAGCCTCGAAGAAGCAATCGCCTATATCGACGATGACGAACTGGTCGAGGTGACGCCCGGCGCCATCCGGCTGCGCAAGCGCCATCTCGATCCGCACGAACGCAAGCGTCACGCCAAGGCCAGGTCGGCCTGA